In one window of Lewinella sp. 4G2 DNA:
- a CDS encoding dihydrolipoamide acetyltransferase family protein, whose protein sequence is MAQVELIMPKMGESIIEATILNWVKEVGDEVEVDETILEIATDKVDSEVPSPVDGKIAKILFKVDDVVAVGDVIALIETDAAATVASSPATGQTVSDTGDHAPPSAPSPTSPAPAAAPSASLSQPAQKQEALPQVPSNEQVGKTGSGRFYSPLVRTMAAKENIGQAELDSIPGTGAKGRVNKADMIAYLKRRDNSFVNGTGAQQFAGTLGKTATKAPVATPATSVSGADEVIAMGRMRKLIADHMVMSKATSPHVTSFIEVDVTDIVNWRNRVKNGFQQKHGQKITFTPIFIEAVAKAIKDFPLINVSVDGDNIIKKANINIGMAAALPTGNLIVPVIKNADQLNLLGVAKAVNDLAGRARENKLKPDEIQGGTFTLTNVGTFGNVMGTPIINQPQVAILAVGAIRKKPAVIETEYGDVIAVRQMMFMSLSYDHRVVDGFLGGSFLRRVGDYLEAFDVNRSDV, encoded by the coding sequence ATGGCACAAGTAGAGCTCATCATGCCCAAAATGGGTGAATCCATCATCGAGGCCACCATCCTCAATTGGGTGAAAGAGGTAGGCGACGAGGTGGAGGTCGATGAAACCATCCTCGAAATTGCCACAGACAAGGTGGACAGCGAGGTCCCCTCTCCAGTCGACGGGAAGATTGCCAAAATCCTCTTCAAAGTGGACGACGTAGTGGCCGTTGGTGACGTTATCGCCCTCATTGAAACGGACGCCGCAGCGACGGTCGCTTCCAGCCCGGCCACCGGGCAGACGGTTTCCGATACCGGTGACCACGCGCCCCCATCCGCGCCCTCCCCCACCTCCCCGGCACCCGCGGCAGCGCCCAGTGCTTCCTTATCTCAGCCCGCCCAAAAACAGGAGGCGCTGCCGCAGGTGCCCAGCAATGAGCAAGTAGGCAAGACCGGATCCGGGCGTTTTTACAGCCCCTTAGTCCGGACGATGGCCGCCAAGGAAAATATCGGCCAGGCGGAACTGGACAGCATCCCCGGAACGGGCGCCAAGGGACGGGTGAACAAGGCCGACATGATTGCCTACCTGAAACGCCGCGACAATTCCTTCGTCAACGGAACCGGCGCCCAACAATTCGCGGGCACCCTCGGGAAGACGGCTACCAAAGCGCCGGTAGCTACCCCCGCCACGAGCGTAAGTGGCGCGGACGAAGTGATCGCCATGGGCCGGATGCGCAAACTCATCGCCGACCACATGGTGATGAGCAAGGCGACCAGCCCCCACGTAACCAGTTTCATCGAGGTGGACGTGACGGACATCGTGAACTGGCGCAACCGCGTGAAAAACGGATTCCAGCAAAAACACGGGCAGAAGATCACCTTTACGCCGATTTTCATTGAGGCCGTAGCGAAAGCCATTAAGGACTTCCCCCTTATCAACGTAAGCGTGGATGGGGACAACATCATCAAGAAGGCCAACATCAACATCGGGATGGCCGCCGCGCTTCCGACGGGCAACCTCATCGTACCAGTCATCAAAAATGCCGACCAACTCAACCTGCTCGGCGTGGCGAAGGCCGTTAACGATCTGGCCGGCCGCGCACGGGAGAACAAGCTCAAACCCGACGAAATCCAGGGCGGCACCTTTACGCTGACGAACGTAGGCACCTTCGGCAACGTAATGGGCACCCCGATCATCAACCAGCCACAAGTCGCTATTCTTGCAGTAGGTGCCATCCGTAAGAAGCCCGCCGTAATCGAAACGGAATACGGCGATGTGATTGCCGTGCGCCAAATGATGTTCATGTCCCTCAGCTACGACCACCGCGTGGTGGATGGGTTCCTGGGTGGCAGCTTCCTCCGCCGCGTTGGGGACTACCTCGAAGCTTTCGACGTGAACCGTTCGGACGTTTAG
- a CDS encoding tetratricopeptide repeat protein, whose product MAIRLLLLVLFLPALALGQEKGTMSRARAEYTSGDYPATIRTLRNSKRLTRNDPEARLLLAVSLFHTNDLPAAKAELDELVSNRGDAFPVARFYLGRVYHAQNLFPEAAEAYKEYARTLDQEGEAWLAVTALLRNVANGIRMASGGESVLVDNLGPKVNTPNDEFGAIPSQSGSGRVYFTALQPGIRGTAGHTDILVTEAFGTAWAPREAFNPLLNTLSNETVVDISPSGNRIYYFRGASEREGEYLVDTFRADAPTELITIAPEVNLSIRTLDVTPFYAADDAVYFASDRPDGYGGLDLYRKARLPEGGYGPAENLGPTVNSPYDEISPFVANDGRTIYFSTNDPDFSIGGFDIVRTFRVKGAEGQYTLPVNVGLPINSAGDDTHFRLAPDSFTAFLTSNRKDGYGKRDLYVAYYPTARLEMQ is encoded by the coding sequence ATGGCCATCAGACTCCTATTGCTCGTACTCTTCCTTCCCGCCCTCGCTCTGGGCCAGGAAAAGGGAACGATGAGTCGCGCCAGAGCTGAGTACACTTCGGGTGACTACCCAGCTACGATCCGTACGCTCCGCAACAGTAAAAGGCTGACGCGAAATGACCCCGAAGCCCGGCTCCTACTCGCCGTAAGTCTTTTCCATACTAATGACCTCCCCGCCGCCAAGGCAGAACTGGACGAACTGGTCAGCAACCGAGGGGATGCCTTTCCGGTAGCCCGCTTTTATCTGGGCCGGGTCTACCACGCCCAGAATCTCTTCCCCGAAGCCGCGGAAGCCTACAAAGAATACGCTCGCACTCTCGATCAGGAAGGGGAAGCCTGGCTGGCCGTAACGGCCCTCCTGCGGAATGTCGCGAACGGGATTCGAATGGCGAGTGGCGGAGAATCCGTTTTAGTCGACAACCTGGGACCCAAGGTCAACACACCTAATGATGAGTTCGGGGCAATTCCCAGCCAGTCCGGTTCCGGCCGGGTATACTTTACCGCCTTGCAACCCGGGATTCGGGGGACGGCGGGCCATACGGATATCCTCGTTACGGAAGCTTTCGGTACGGCCTGGGCACCCCGCGAAGCCTTCAACCCGCTGCTCAACACCCTATCAAACGAAACGGTGGTGGACATCAGCCCTTCCGGCAATCGAATCTATTACTTCCGGGGAGCCAGTGAACGGGAAGGGGAATACCTAGTTGACACTTTCCGGGCTGATGCGCCGACGGAACTCATCACCATTGCACCCGAAGTAAACCTTTCTATTCGAACCCTTGACGTGACGCCCTTCTACGCTGCGGATGATGCCGTTTACTTCGCCAGCGACCGGCCAGACGGTTACGGTGGGCTCGATCTCTACCGCAAAGCGAGACTACCCGAGGGTGGCTACGGCCCCGCCGAAAACCTGGGCCCCACCGTAAATAGCCCGTACGATGAGATTAGCCCCTTCGTGGCCAACGATGGCCGGACGATCTACTTCAGTACTAACGACCCGGACTTTAGTATTGGGGGTTTTGACATCGTCCGCACCTTTCGCGTAAAGGGTGCGGAGGGGCAGTACACTTTACCGGTCAACGTCGGCCTCCCCATCAACTCGGCTGGCGACGATACGCACTTTCGATTGGCCCCGGATTCGTTTACTGCTTTCCTCACGAGTAACCGCAAGGACGGCTACGGAAAGCGCGATCTCTACGTCGCCTACTACCCCACCGCCAGACTGGAAATGCAATGA
- a CDS encoding DUF6155 family protein produces the protein MKKDFNRLVKELDEDELRDELRMLYDRFPILKEYYKMELGASTQPVLDKYKKDLRRTFFAARRRVSRRARSESKKVIKAFAAISIHDRDLLELIFYRAELMAEAIAHYGITNESFIVAAVKAYEEGLQFAEREVFLDTHREQIEALARYFEENVHYGSYSLWPSFRKYYED, from the coding sequence ATGAAGAAGGATTTCAACCGCCTCGTCAAAGAACTCGACGAGGATGAATTACGCGATGAGCTACGAATGCTCTACGACCGCTTTCCCATCCTGAAAGAGTACTACAAAATGGAGCTCGGCGCTTCTACCCAGCCCGTACTCGATAAGTACAAAAAGGATTTACGCCGGACCTTTTTTGCCGCGCGCCGCCGCGTCAGCCGCCGGGCCCGCAGCGAATCTAAAAAGGTCATAAAGGCCTTTGCGGCCATCTCCATTCACGATCGGGATTTGTTAGAACTCATCTTCTACCGCGCTGAGTTGATGGCCGAAGCGATCGCCCACTACGGCATCACTAACGAATCGTTTATCGTAGCCGCCGTCAAAGCCTATGAAGAAGGGCTACAGTTCGCCGAACGGGAAGTCTTTCTGGACACCCACCGGGAACAGATCGAAGCCCTGGCCCGGTACTTTGAAGAAAACGTGCACTACGGTTCCTACTCATTGTGGCCCAGTTTCCGTAAGTACTACGAAGACTGA